The DNA sequence TTGGTCAATCGGGCCCTGACTGAAATCGCCGCGGCGGCCGGCAAAGAACTCGGCCGTCCGGTCCGCGCCGGCCGGCAGGTCATGCTGGTCCGCTATATCAACACCCCGACTGAGGCCACGCAGCCGGAATTGGCGGACGTCGCGGCCATCGAGGCCGCCCTGAATGGGGCCTCGATTCTCGTCACCGACGGCTTCATGATCACCGTCGGCGACGAGCCAATCGTCGGGCTCCTCGACAAGGGTGAGGCCCAGGCGGTCATCAACGACCTGAAGGCCGAAGAAGCCGCCCGCATCCAGAAGCGCGGGGCCACCGTCGACAGCCTGGAGTTCGAGCAGAAGGTCGTCGTCGCGGCCGGCCCGGTCCCGCTGGATAAACTGCGGACCAAGGACGAAGCCAAGCAGATCCTGGCCCGGGGCACCGACAAGGTCGTCGGATACGTCGTCTCGCGCGGCGACTCCCTTTGGAGCATCGCCCAGAGTCACGGCCTCAGCGTGGACACCCTCCTCAAGGCCAACCCGCAATTGCCCGGGAACGGCGCGATCAAGCCCGGGGAGCAACTCAGCCTGACCGCCTCCGAGCCGATCATCAGCATCGTCAGCGTGGAGACGAAGACGGTCAAGGAGTGGATCCAGTTTGCCACCCAGGTCGAGGCGGACCCGGACCTGTGGCCGTGGCAGACCGTGGTCAAGCAGCCGGGCGTCGGCGGAGCCAAGGAGGTCACCTATCGGATTGAGCGGCGGACCGCCGACAGCAAGGAAACGACCACGGTGGTCAGCGAGAAGCTCCTCTCCGAGCCGAAGACCCAGATCGAACTCAGGGGTACGAAGCAGGCCCCGGCCCTCGGCACGGGTGCGTTCTACTGGCCTCTGTCGGCCGGGCAGATCA is a window from the Bacillota bacterium genome containing:
- a CDS encoding M23 family metallopeptidase; this translates as MSIVALARKPLIKWASTACALALVAGLVTFVYLPARTTYVLEVNGQGLGLIHGKSLVNRALTEIAAAAGKELGRPVRAGRQVMLVRYINTPTEATQPELADVAAIEAALNGASILVTDGFMITVGDEPIVGLLDKGEAQAVINDLKAEEAARIQKRGATVDSLEFEQKVVVAAGPVPLDKLRTKDEAKQILARGTDKVVGYVVSRGDSLWSIAQSHGLSVDTLLKANPQLPGNGAIKPGEQLSLTASEPIISIVSVETKTVKEWIQFATQVEADPDLWPWQTVVKQPGVGGAKEVTYRIERRTADSKETTTVVSEKLLSEPKTQIELRGTKQAPALGTGAFYWPLSAGQITSGFGWRGRGYHTGVDIAAPRGTEVEAADSGTITLLGWDGRYGKAIMIDHDGGRTVTLYGHLNAYADGLKQGSKVEKGQLIGFVGSTGNSTGPHLHFEVRIDGKPSNPMSYFPK